The stretch of DNA gatggggatgaggagccatgcctatcaggatggggatgaggagccatgccttccaggatggggatgaggaaccatgccttccaggatggggatgaggagccatgccttccaggatggggatgaggaaccatgcctaccaggatggggatgaggagacatgcctaccaggatggggatgaggaaccatgcctaccaggatggggatgaggagacatgcctaccaggatgggggtgaggagccatgcctaccaggatggcgatgaggagccatgcctaccaggatggggatgaggagccatgcataccaggatggggaagaggaGGCCGTGCACACCAGAAtgaggatgaggggacaatgcttaccaggtttatactcgagtcaataaattttcccagtaTTTTGTGATAAAATAAGATGCCTTGGCTTACACTCGGGTCAACTTATACTCAagtgtatatacagtacctatATAGGAGCCAGCAGGAATTGTCACGAGTATGCACCAATGGCGATGCGCATTTCGGCAACTGCCTTactagcttgagaataccagcctctagttatctgctttagcttggctggttgccaaaaatggtGGGGATCCCACGCTTTTttaattaaataatgaaaaaaaggcttgaggacccctctattcttgataaccagccttgctaatgctgacagctgagggttgcagcctgtatCTGTTAGTTTTAcccagctggttatcaaaaatacaggggaaccagtatcgtgttttttttttgttttttttaaattattatttatgtAGAGCGCAGGCgctgactgatgaatactcccatctgctgcagcctgctctcaCTGTTTTTAGCACCAGCAGGTGTAGGTTATTGGGAGTATTAGTTCCATCAATAGATGCcagtgaccgaaggtaaacttTTCACCTCCGATTACAGTTGTGTGCTCactctgtcatttgacagcgtgggaaccatggcTGTCTGACTGGCTGTAATGATTTTACAACCAATCAAAGGCagtgtttgttgcgctgtcatgcacatgacagcacgagaaacacctGGTGATGGGGTTGCCGAACCCCAACAGTGAAATGGACTTTCTGGTGACACCCGTGTTCGGCatctgtgcctgaacagtaggtgtttggtacggaccctGGACTctcctgttcaggttcgcccatctccagtcatcagaagaaaacatctcctgcgtcttcaccataaaattcagcatcagaagtatgaaaAAGTACATcttaacaagcctgatgcattttggaaacaagtccctgtggactgatgaggttaaaatagaactttttggccacaatgatcaaaggtgtgtatggagaaaaaatggcacagaatttcaggaaaagaacatcttaccAATTATAAAACAtaagggtggatcaatcatgctttgggctgtgttgcagccaatggcatgggaaaTATTTTATGGGTTAAGGGAAGAATGGATttgatgaaatttcaacaaattcttgatgcaaagataacaccatctgtaaaaaaaaaagctgaagcttctaccaatgcataatgatcctaaacacacatcagaaGGAGcatgctgaaggttttacaatggccctcacagtcccctgatctgaacatcattaaaaatatgtggctagacctcaaaatagcagaggatgtaagacgacccaggaatctcacagaactgtaagaattgtccaaagaagaatggatgaaaatccctcaaaccagaattgaaagactcttgtctgggtacaaaaatcatttacaagctgtgatatttgcaaaaggggatgctactaggtactaaccatgcagggtgcccatacttttgcatcagcccgtcatcctttttgtaatttttaaaatccaaaggaaatgtgtaatctgtaactttaggcatttcagagatcattttatcttcagtttgcttaactgttcacaataacagtaattttgaccaggggtgcccaaacgtttacatgccacagTGTGCACTGACTCCTACTACACACACTGCACCCATAGTAGTAAACAGCACTGCAGAAACCTTTATATAGGATGAAACCATCTACAGTTATCACTCACCCTCTCCGCTACTTTATACAAGTAGCATGTTCTTCCCGCAGGCGGCCAGCAGGGGTCGCTCACTGAGGTGATTATACAGCGGGCTGCGCGCCTGCTGCCATATACAACATTTAAAGTGCACTAATGTGATATAAATTTCAGATGCTTTCTGTGAATGGTTAAAGCACCGACATGGGGATCAGGGGCACAAAACCCTGAACAAAACTCGGTACCAGGATAAAGCTGCTTAATAAGATTTTATAGAAAGCTATTGTGTGAGCGAGTAAAAGGGGAAAACAGCTGAAGGTGACAGTCACTTCATGGTTAATAGGATCAGATCTGCAGCCAACAGGCTGCTGCACACTTCTGACTGCAATAAGGGGGGTTCAGGCTGCCCCCCAAACTCCATGTATTGCCCCCTGTACTTATATCCCAGCTAAATACAATTCTGGCAGAAGGTAAGGGAACACCCCACCACCCTCCCCAAATCTGAGCAGATTGTTCTTCATGCCCAGTCACCTCATCCAGGGGCAGCCTCAAAGGTCTAAGCAAAAAGCCCCTGCCAAAAATCCTTCTTTTTTCGAATTTGGAACCACATCCCCACCCCTCtcctaaaacaaaaacaaaaaaaaacattgcttaAAATCATCTCTTAGGTAGAACCCAACACTCTGTGCAGAGCAAAGTGTGAAAACTCTGCACTGTGCTCATCTCCTAGAACCCAGTCAGGAAGCTGAAGACCCCAATCCAGGGTCCCCTCAAACTCCACACTGAGCCCTGAAGGGAGAAAAGACCCCAAACTGCACATAGGGATCTGTAGCCCTCTCCTGGGTAGAAAGATATTGCAAATTGGAGCCCCCAGATTAGAAATGTTATTCATACATCTATCTAATACAAaaagaatatctatctatctatctatctatctatctatctatctatctatctatctatctatctatctattatttatctatcatctattagctgttatctatctattatatatctatatttattatctatctataatctattgatCTTTACTATCGATCTATTAatcctctatctattatctatgtatctaacatctattaatttattatttatttatctatctattatctatcatttattatctatcaatatatctatatatctatgtataataataataataataataattttatttatatagcgccaacatattccgcagcgctttacaaattatagaggggacttgtacagacaatagacattacagcataacagaaatacagttcaaaacagataccaggaggagtgagggccctgctcgcaagcttacaaactatggggaaaaggggagacacgagaggtggatggtaacaattgctttagttattcggaccagctatagtgtaaggctcaggtgttcatgtaaagctgcatgaaccagttacctgcctaagtatgtagcagtacagacacagagggctaatactgcataaagtgtatgagaacatgatgcgaggaaccttttttttttttttttttattataaataggccacacagggatcgttaggttaatgcattgaggaggtaggccagtctgaacaaatgagtttttagggcacgcttaaaactgtggggattggggattaatcgtattaacctaggtagtgcattccaaagaatcggcgcagcacgtgtaaagtcttggagacgggagtgggaggttctgattattgaggatgctaacctgaggtcattagcggagcggagggcacgggtagggtggtagactgataccagggaggagatgtagggtggtgctgagccatggagtgctttgtggatgagggtagtagttttgtactggattctggagtggatgggtagccagtgtaatgactggcacagggtagaggcatcggtgtaacggttggtgaggaatatgatcctggctgcagcattcaggacagattggagcggggagagttttgcaagagggagaccgattagtagagagttacaatagtccagacgagaatgaataagtgaaacagtcagagtttttgcagagtcgaaagtaagaaaagggcgaattctagaaatgtttttgagatgcaggtaagaagagcgagccagtgatcggatgtagggggtgaatgaaaggtcagaatcaaggatgaccccaaggcagcgggcatgttgctttggagtaatggtggaaccgcacacggagatggcaatgtcaggcaaaggtaggttagtagagggagagaacacgaggagttcagtttttgacaggtttagtttcagatagagggaggacatgatgttagagacagcggtaagacaatcactggtgttttctaaaaaggtcggcgtgataacaggagcagaagtgtataattgggtgtcgtcagcatagagatggtactggaaaccaaatctactgattgtttgtccaataggggcagtatacaacgagaagagtagggggcctaggactgatccttgaggaaccccaacagtaaggggaaggtgagaggaggaggaaccagcaaaacatacagtgaaggatcggtcagagagataggaggagaaccaggagagaacggtgtccttgaggccgatggagcggagcatagtgaggaggagctgatgatccacagtgtcgaatgctgcagagagatccaagagaattagcatgtatTATCTCTTTAttttctatctagtatctatctatgtatgtatctatcatctattatcctattatctttatcatctatctattgaaAACATGAAAGAACATTTGGGAGCTTAGTCCCTAATCAAGAAGAAAAATGTGGATAATATTCAAAATAAATTCTAAGTCTTGTTTATAGCAAAGTACAAAATAGTTTTATTTATAGTCACACAGACAAGACCTATTGATATAAACTTTTTAACCACATATAATAAATGTAAAAGGCGGGCACTGATATAACCCGGAGGCAACGAAACAGGCGTTTGTGGTAGGGGATCAGCATAATGGCTAAAGTAACAGCTGATAGCATTTGGTAATCAGGTGAGGGAGATGCAAGATAAGTAACGCATGCACCGCACAACCGACAGCCACAAGTAAAAAGATGAGTAACATGTAATTTGTTATTAAAACACAAAGTAATATTTAGCCGGAGATGCTGTGCAATGCAACAATAAACCTATCAGggcctgttagccagagcaattCCCTAGCTAAGACTCAGCCAAAACGAGTATGGAGTTACCCATGGTTTATGACGCTTATATGGTATGCATAAGCCCCAATGCACATTTTGCagttgctttatttatttatttatttattttgggggggggggggggggtggcgcgcacactatcatctatctattatctaatctaTTATCTAATCTATCATCTATGAATCTGtctttcatctattatctatcatctatctacctatgtatctattatctaatctattatatatcatctatctatatatcttttaTCTATCTTTGTTTCTCCTCTTTTGTTCATGTACTGGCATTCAGGTTTTAGCTCCCACAAAATAACAGATTTAATCAATATATTTCCTATTTGAACCTGAGAAGATAATAACATTGAGACTTAAAGCCATTTAAGGGCTGTTATGTGTATTTTTCAGCGGCTGCCAACTGTATCATTGGATGGAGCTACCTCTGATTATTTAAAAACAGTTTTCAATAAACGTTGAGATTCTAACAATTTCTAACGGCAACATGCTGTTTATTAAGTGGAGCTATTGCTATAATAAAATTATTAACTATTGTCATTGGACATTAAACGGTGACAAATTTTTGACAGCAACACATTGTATTTTAGTTGGAGCTATCAATATAACTAATATCAGGGTGCCCTTCTTTAAGATATCAATGGGAAGCACATGGGCATCATCGCTCTCCTAACCTAATATTGGCTAAAAAGTAACATGCAGTGCTCTACAGTATGGAACCGCGGATCTGATCGATATCTTAAAGAAgggtagctgggtagaaaggcaaaatgagcaattgtaagtatacagtgctatataggctggtttcacatttgcgtctttgtgcgcagcgtttgatccgcatagatccgcattCATCAtccgtacatatatttaacatggtgtacgcatggacatgcgtttgcatgcttttGTGTACGCATGCGTGGTTTCGCGGGGCgcggcaaatgcaacatgttgcatttttggaggcgtcaaatatgcgcatgcagatgagtgtgtaaaaaaaaaaaactgcattactgtctatgggaacgtatGCGTACACAagaacatgcgtacgcatgcgttcgatgcgctttcgtacttcggactgcgcatgtccaggaactgttttgagacacgcccattgagacacaccctcctggaaatatcaaacgcatgcgcataaacagaGCAAACAGGCaacaacgcatacaaacgcatgcacacgcctatcatttattatctattctatatacagtatatctttctatctatcacaTGAGGAGTCACCTGCACTTTGTGTGCAGCCGGACCTTCCTGAGCCTCCTCGTTGCACTGCATCTAGTTGTGTATAAATCCCCCTTCTTCTCCTGGACTTGGCTGCGATTACAAGGTGTCTGTATGTATGAGATAAGATGCCTCTTCCTGGGGAGACCTGTATGAATATTAATTTATTTTCTGACCTCTGCAGGGGGCAGCAAATAAATTTAGTGCTTTATTTGAATAATGCCTCCTTTTCTATGGGTCCAAAGATGTCATTGGAAACTTTTCTTAAATAGGCATTTAATGAGTCTGTGTGTGTTACAGCTGAACAAAACCCCTGCTGAGCTCCCCGGAATAAATGGGAGCCCAGAGAAGAGGTGGACGGTGCAGAACTGATGACTACAAGTCCTTTGTCACAGTGTATCGCTTACTTATGGGGCCTAATCCAATCATAAATTGCACCTCTGCACCAATCAGGGGGGCAGGCCCTATCCCTGAATGGGACTGGAGTGGGGAATGTTGCTGAGGCCCTATTGTTTGAGCTGTCACTTCTAAAAGGGCTTCAGGGAGCTGACCACTATAAAACCCAATTTGCAGGGGATCAGGCACACAACACAGCCAAGACTTCAGAGCCTACAGAGGAAGCCAGATATATTCCCTGACTGACACTGAGGAAGATTCTGCTTGCAAAATGATGTTCCCCAGCCTCCTAGCTCCCCCAGCAGTCTACCCCAATCTTCTTAGGCCAACCCCAACCCTACCACAGACCTTGCAGACTGCCTTGACCACtcattcaagttttttggtggaggACCTGATAAGGATCAGCAGGCCTGCAGGCTACCTACCCCGAGCTGTGCCTCCACCCAGTATCTCACCGCCAATCTCAGACAGCCCCATCAGTATGGCTGACACCTCAGAGCTCCTGAGCTCCAGAAGACCATGTGAAGCCCAGAAAACAAACAGCTCGACTTTTCTCAAGTTTGGAGTGAACACCATATTGTCCTCCCCTAATCCCAGAACAGGTGAGTGACTTGTCTACATACGGAATTAATAATAGTGAAAATTACCCCGTAGCGGTGGGACAAGCCTGTATCTGGGTCTACTCTGTCCTTCTAAGACCATGTACTGAGACAAGCCTGTATCTGAGTTTACCCCTTTGTATGGATACAAGCATGTACCTGGGTCCTTTGACCCTTAAGGACTATGCAGTGGAAGATGCTTGTATCTGAGTCTTCTCTAACCCTTTAAGATTATGCAAGGTGCTTTGGTTGCTTTAAATTATGGTCAAAGGAAAACTTCTCAAACTTTTTGCCCGTTATAATAATGTTTTATTGTGCATTTGTGTAGATACATTTATATGTAACTCTTCTGCCAAGAATGTTTTATAATTCTGAGTGTTTCTTCTTTCAGATTCTTCCCAGaacattctctcctccatccctccGAAGACTTTCTCCTTGCCATATTTTGAGGGCTCCTTCCAGCCGTTTATCAGGTCCTCCTATTTTCCAGGTAGGTGTCCCGAGGTGGGTGTCCTGTGTCCTGCACGCCTGTCACTCGCTCATTTGACCCCCTATTTATCAGGAGCAGTGACTGCTGACACCTCTCCTGGTGCACAATTAGCAGGAATTGTCAGGCTGAACATTTGAGGCGTTCCTCCCTTCTCACACTGGAGCTTTTCCCACACAGTCAGTGCACTTAACCACTGAGTCCCAACAATAAAGCCAGCACCATGACCAATTTAGGAGCCCCCTGCGCCCTGCCACCCACCCTCACCAGTCACCGGGATAATGCACCATTACCCAGTGTCTAAGTATTTTCACAAGACCTCATGCAGTGAGTGGAGGGAGAGGGTCAGAAGATCAGATCTAATTATAAAGACAAACACTctccacacacagcagtatatagaCAGAGGGATAGTAGCTAGCGATCTGATTATCTATCTGATGGCTGTCTATCTATCATTTCATTTTTCTATCCAGAATTTCTCTTgggcttgtgcacacgttgcagatttggtgcgttttgCCATGCAAATTTTCTGGcaaaacctgaagcaatcctgatacCAGCAAAGTGAaggagaaacctgaagtgtcatgtaCATCTTGCTTATTTGTAACTTGCAGATTTGGTGTAGGAAATAatctgcagcacgtcaattctCTCTGTGTTTTTGCCAGCATTTTTCAccattaaaaaatgcatcaaaaaatgctgcgtttttccagccaagaaatgcagaaatggtgcagaaatgtctgcatccatttactcatcgtgtgtacatagccttatagTGATCTTTGTCATAAGCTATGGAATAGATATGGTGTATAGATTGATAGAAATAAGATAGATCGCtatgagatggatggatagatgtaactgagatctatctatccattttctattctcatatctatctatctctatctattatctatctatctctatctatctctatatatcctctttcatctatctattatctatcatctttcatctatctattatctatcctcatATCTACaagtatctacatctatctatctatctatcatctattcttTCATCTATCctcctctatctattatctatctatctatctattctctttcatctatctatcatctatctattatctatcatcatatctattatctatctatcatctatctaatatctttcATCTATTAACtatcctcatatctatctatctatctatctatctatctatctatctatctatctatctatctatctatctatctatctatctcagtcCGCTTTTTTGCTTTCCCTGTGGTGATAATGGGATGTGATCCTATTGCAGCCCCATAGAAAGAATCTCCCTTCTATAAAGAGCTGTTTAGTGGGAGTGGGGGGTGTCCATCATCTGTATTCCATGGAGGGGCCTTCCATACACTGGTGTTTAGTTGGAAAGTGTACAGGCCATTGTGTGTGGGATATATGGCTTTAGCTGCTTGTCCCAACCTTTTTCTGTTACTTCATTACAAGACAATTACCATGCACGCTTCATTAGGGCCAATGTCCCGGCACAGAGCCTTGAGAAGAGAGGCTTTACCTCCTTACCATACAAATGCCATTGTGGGGCAGTCAGGGCGCTAATTAGCTGCagttttttttcttgctgcattcCTGGAGCGCTTTCTGCTCTGGAAAAAAAAATGGGGAATTGACAATCAAAGAGTTTATATTCACTTCAAGGGAAACTGGTGACAACTTTATGTTTTCTGATAAAGTGGAGGGAAGGGGCAAATGGGGCGGAATTAAAGGAGCAAAAGACCGAGCTATGTATCAAAGTTGTATCAAGGAAGAAAAAGACTTTCAATACAATAATATTCAAATAAGCCCCTCTCCCGTAAACTATAGCAGGTCAGCAAATCTAGACTGCGTGTTTATAGTATCATAATGCtaaattttcccttttttttccccccagcatcctcctctgtAGTCCCCATGCCTGGGACATTCGCATGGCCGCTGGCTGCTCGGGGGAAGCCCCGGAGAGGGATGCTCCGCAGAGCTGTGTTTTCTGATGTGCAGCGGAAAGCTCTCGAGAAGATGTTTCAGAAGCAAAAATACATCAGCAAACCTGACCGTAAAAAACTGGCTGGAAAACTGGGACTCAAGGACTCGCAGGTAAGGACCGTAAATCCCCCCTGGGGCTGCTCTATAGCGATACGTTACAGGTAGCGCCGCTGCATTTGACACTTTCACCTTTCTGACCAATTGAACTTCGCTACAGTTCAGTCACATCAAGCGATTTGATTTCTTGTCCACTAAATGGAATCACTACCCGCAGAGACTGACGCATTGCTCTGTATCCATTTTAGgtgaaaatttggttccaaaatcgaAGAATGAAGTGGAGAAACTCTAAAGAGAGGGAGCTGCTGTCTTCAGGGGGCTGCAGAGAACAGACATTGCCCACCAAGTTTAACCCCAATCCTGACCTCAGCGACGTGGGAAAGAAGATTCTAGAAGGCGAGGATGATGGCATATCCTATCAGCGcgcagagctccccctagtggtggacgcACAATTACCCCCCTCTCCCTTCAATTCCAGCAGTCACAGCAAACAGTCCGATTTATCAGACTCCGATATTGAGGACGCAGACGAGGACGATGAGATTACGGTCTCCTAATCCTTACTGTTAAAGACAAGGACTTTGCACCGCTGTATAATATTAATATTATTGACAAATTAGAGAAATGCCTTTAATATGTGCCCCTCTCTCCACATGCTTCTGTGCCGGGGAACTAAATGCTGGTCAGCGAATCCTGAGACTTGCAGTTCTTCTGTTGCATGGGTTGGCTTGGCACCTATCTTCTGACTATAAATCCCAGCATGGGTCACTGTGTGTAGTGGTCATGACATGCTGGGACTTCTAGTGCCTGATCATCAGCAGGTTGCACGTCGGGGATGTGAGCTGTGGAGCGAGGCGTCATATAGGGGGCGCTCTGAATTATATTATTGCTGTGGTTTCACAGCTGCCTATGAACTGTACACTATACTGTACACGGGATGTATGGGGATTTTATGCCAATGTTATATTATATCTGACTCTAGAATTCTCCATGTCTGTTTCTTATCCATGTCAAAGAAAATTTAGATTTATaacttatatatataaaaaaaatcctttattttgtatttttcacaGATGTACAGATTTTATATGTATATAAATGGAATAAATTGTAGATATTATCAAAACGGCTTCAGCTCGTTCTTGTAAAAGGACAAGAAGAAAAAAGTTTTATCATTTAGTCAGCCGCCCAAACTCCATAAACATACATACACCCTGCTCTCTGCTGCCACCTTGTGGCTCCTCATATTGCCAAGTAATTACCCGTCTCGTTAAATGACATTGCCGCATACAGAAACCCTGCTACATCCTTTTTAAGTGCGGATTGCAAGTAAAATGTTTATCAACCATTTGGTTCCAGAAAAGTTGTATGATCAGAATTTTGTtctcttgttttttttatttttcctggtATCCTGTTTCTGTATTCTTTTAGAAGTGGTCGAGAAGGAATAAAAGTGGTCGAGAAAGAATAAAATTCACATTTTTGCTTCCCCCTGGTATTGCTGTGGGGTGTTTTCAGCTATATCACCTCCTAGGTAGACACAAATGTCATTTCAGTGGTTGTTTGGAGCTTGGATGGAGAAGGAAGCTCGTGCCCAGGGGTCCATTACAAAAGCTTGCTCATCCCTGATGAATATCAATTGGGCTTATGGATGTGAAAGGAGTAGATGTGATTGATATCTGATGTCACAGTTAGGGATCACTCCGGGGGACCTCCGCTGTACCCAATATCGGGATACAAAATTTGTTCAGTAGGTTATGTGAGAGCTAAATAATAGGCACTAATGAAACAACGAGGGCGTTGTAATGGATAACACACGCGTGCCAGGGGGGTGAATACAGACATAAAAAACAGAAACAATCCATGTAAATATGGATCAtcttaaaaatataaatatttgtTGAAACTGATACTAGCAAAACATGTAATAACGCTTAAAAAGGCCAAAATGGCACAATATACGACCAACCCAGCCTGCAATGGAGCCGAACCCCACCTAAcataaagatgtaaaaaaaataattgtatatAGATGTAAGTCCACAGGAAAACAAGGCTACATACGAAGCACCAGCGTATACTACCAGCACTTGTTACTTTTTCTCTATTTAATGGGCATATACCTTCAGCTACCCATACACAGGTGTTTGCCTGTGCTCTCCAAGTTATTATCCTATAGCTAGATACCATGTACCGTCTTTCTCTGTCTCTCACATTGTACCTGTGGGACACAGTATTTCCTTTTCCTCAGGCAAAAAGACATACATATTCTATTTTATTTATGATATATCCATTTATATATATCCATATGCATTCTTCTATTACTTACCCAGTGGTTTGGTTTTAATTACATCTTTTCTTGCGT from Ranitomeya imitator isolate aRanImi1 chromosome 9, aRanImi1.pri, whole genome shotgun sequence encodes:
- the DBX1 gene encoding homeobox protein DBX1; the protein is MMFPSLLAPPAVYPNLLRPTPTLPQTLQTALTTHSSFLVEDLIRISRPAGYLPRAVPPPSISPPISDSPISMADTSELLSSRRPCEAQKTNSSTFLKFGVNTILSSPNPRTDSSQNILSSIPPKTFSLPYFEGSFQPFIRSSYFPASSSVVPMPGTFAWPLAARGKPRRGMLRRAVFSDVQRKALEKMFQKQKYISKPDRKKLAGKLGLKDSQVKIWFQNRRMKWRNSKERELLSSGGCREQTLPTKFNPNPDLSDVGKKILEGEDDGISYQRAELPLVVDAQLPPSPFNSSSHSKQSDLSDSDIEDADEDDEITVS